In one Colletotrichum destructivum chromosome 2, complete sequence genomic region, the following are encoded:
- a CDS encoding Putative F-box domain-containing protein, whose translation MSPRICSCTLCGSVIADVPGNISWSNQFRGLSSSPIGIILTGVGLYDDPGRGAFIAPVDSNGRWDDPTYDSPEKDQFGAMSQGEVNGRHGFVFHEACWDLLEKAFHPRKVPLSRLFDICRSLPFPMNGVSISWGHDYGGPVLIDHEHHFPWEDRFADREYLEPDPVLNTNPSEVPEVQHMLTEAPESPPSSTLSVSTTVTPGRNRLYTLPGEIRSAIAMYLPTLDVLNLRLASRVFWTVFDSQQFWASRFRDASDRAWLFEARDSAQPRDWRWLYRRTNNARIGPGLRNRVRIWNLAQKVVEIVGFYWVDIGVASSPRTESSQWVQVASDLWDQPAGAAYALFDRGCRLFHKHRIAVFDDLSRLSISCVQVGDIKYVAGLKIANAAGNTRQVGYWSTTEQSVETSDIRGFKVAVGSRGIQALQCITGASEMQHWIGSPEGSPKTQRLGMSDCVTELEVGFDGCKMVSLAVCRRLSSPKQADHEKNRLRNSGLWYPDIPGRALCLNEDSFAPRDHYLNGYKPLFWTSFGGPGGIYLRNLTSFTAIWGGGGIRRIDFAYDMPVPSEHQTFGCQESGEWTKTINFAIDGPGGELIDKIEVFQQYPDAGYPWLVEEGTLVAFRVSQSYFNFRLPPRKGR comes from the exons ATGAGTCCCCGTATATGCTCGTGCACCCTTTGTGGGTCAGTCATTGCTGATGTACCGGGCAATATTTCATGGTCGAATCAGTTTCGCGGTC TCTCTTCCAGCCCAATAGGTATCATTCTCACAGGCGTTGGGTTATACGATGATCCGGGAAGGGGCGCGTTCATCGCCCCAGTCGACTCCAATGGTCGGTGGGACGACCCGACCTATGACAGCCCAGAGAAGGACCAATTCGGCGCCATGAGCCAAGGTGAAGTCAACGGAAGACATGGCTTCGTTTTCCACGAAGCTTGCTGGGATCTCTTGGAGAAGGCCTTTCATCCGAGAAAGGTGCCATTGTCCAGACTATTCGACATATGCAGATCGCTTCCATTCCCAATGAACGGCGTGAGTATCAGTTGGGGCCACGACTACGGGGGACCAGTCCTCATTGATCATGAACATCATTTTCCGTGGGAAGATCGGTTTGCGGACCGAGAATACTTGGAGCCTGATCCTGTTCTCAACACCAACCCATCTGAGGTCCCAGAGGTACAACATATGTTGACTGAGGCTCCCGAGTCTCCACCAAGCTCAACACTTTCTGTTTCCACCACAGTGACGCCAGGACGAAACCGCCTTTATACACTTCCTGGGGAGATTCGATCAGCGATCGCTATGTATCTGCCGACGCTGGATGTGCTGAATCTTCGCCTAGCCTCACGCGTGTTCTGGACCGTATTTGACAGCCAACAATTTTGGGCATCAAGATTCAGAGACGCTTCAGACCGCGCATGGCTTTTTGAAGCCCGGGACAGCGCGCAGCCTCGAGACTGGAGATGGTTGTATCGACGAACAAACAATGCCCGCATAGGCCCCGGCCTACGGAACAGGGTTCGAATTTGGAACCTAGCCCAGAAGGTTGTGGAGATAGTGGGTTTCTATTGGGTCGATATTGGCGTGGCATCTTCCCCGAGGACAGAGTCGTCTCAGTGGGTGCAAGTGGCCAGCGACTTGTGGGATCAGCCGGCCGGTGCCGCTTACGCCCTCTTTGACCGAGGTTGTCGTCTCTTCCACAAGCACCGCATAGCCGTCTTCGATGACCTATCGCGGCTTTCTATCTCTTGTGTTCAAGTAGGCGACATCAAGTACGTCGCTGGACTGAAGATCGCCAATGCCGCGGGAAACACTCGTCAGGTCGGGTACTGGAGCACAACCGAGCAATCCGTGGAAACTTCCGATATTCGCGGATTCAAAGTGGCTGTAGGATCACGGGGTATTCAAGCTCTCCAGTGCATTACTGGAGCGTCTGAAATGCAACACTGGATTGGCAGCCCGGAAGGATCGCCCAAGACGCAGCGTCTAGGTATGAGTGACTGCGTGACAGAACTTGAGGTCGGGTTTGAT GGCTGTAAAATGGTCAGCCTGGCTGTCTGCCGCCGATTGTCATCGCCCAAACAAGCGGATCACGAGAAGAACAGGTTGAGAAACTCAGGACTTTGGTATCCTGACATACCGGGACGAGCCCTATGCTTGAACGAAGACTCCTTTGCGCCGAGGGACCATTATTTGAACGGATACAAACCATTGTTTTGGACTTCTTTCGGTGGCCCAGGAGGCATTTATCTTCGGAATCTCACCAGTTTCACCGCCATCTggggcggaggcggcatACGTCGCATCGACTTCGCATACGACATGCCAGTCCCGTCTGAGCATCAGACGTTTGGCTGCCAAGAGTCTGGAGAGTGGACAAAGACCATCAACTTCGCGATCGATGGACCCGGAGGCGAACTCATCGACAAGATCGAGGTGTTCCAGCAATACCCCGACGCAGGTTACCCTTGGTTGGTCGAGGAGGGAACTCTTGTAGCTTTCAGGGTGAGTCAGTCGTATTTCAATTTTCGTCTTCCCCCGAGAAAGGGGCGCTGA